In one window of Henckelia pumila isolate YLH828 chromosome 1, ASM3356847v2, whole genome shotgun sequence DNA:
- the LOC140873953 gene encoding uncharacterized protein → MTSRRGNNTNTNTNSANNNHSDCGPDSENNQNNQFLAGLTALLQEQSRAQGAQIQQLLQVQTANAGNNHPAANQNPIYKKITDADRLRCATYMFRDDARVWWNGAKAALNLTTLTWNGFKDVFYGKYFTVSTRNRLAREFLEIRQGNMSIAEYVKKFERGRYFVPMISGEPAEELKHFTEGLNAFIRKDVRLSGAKNYKDAVDQAMLSKKDRNDIIRESQAKRSSYQNRDQQGNANRKRPYQAPPQHRPYQQQQHRPQGQKQLALPAPKPAIAPTACQKCGKLHSGQCMAGTGVCFLCKKPGHYRKDCPQSKEPVRGRVFAMAHDQVDPNTAIVTVPDKSISRFSISLPSGEELSSDLIIRGCSIQMQGHELYADLIILKMSDFDVIFGMDWLSCYEATIDCKAWQLLNKGCAGFLASVTCDQELPRSKLEDVEVVRDFPEVFPDDIAGLPPARECEKSFLVLKKKLMTAPVLAIPEGTGRFVIYTDASKSGLGAVLMQDGKVIAYASRQLKIHEKNYPTHDLELAAVVFALKLWRHYLYVADALSRKSATLNRMTTQQELIADFERLRLEVVEPMEVCALSALTMVPSLLDKIRTGQASDQQLLTWKLKDEAKGGALYTVKDGIVHHKGRKWVPAVDSLREDVMTEAHTVPYSIHPGSTKMFKDLQMLYWCPGMKKDIVKFISECLTCQQVKVEHQRPAGLLKPLHIPTWKWEDVTMDFVIGLPITQRRMNSIWIIVDRLTKSAHFLPVRNNFSMNQYAELYIREVVRLHGVPARIISDRDPRFTSNFWKSLHHGLGTKLAFSTAFHPQTDGQSERILELELWPLAEPCTPWLEPGLDQCGPAGPLGAPVDGAPAMGGRSEAYRFLRWSYGPWPSHVHHGSSQGWVKVVQQDLGVVLSEGLRPWVVGA, encoded by the exons ATGACATCACGTAGGGGAAACAACACCAACACCAACACCAATTCTGCAAACAACAACCATAGTGATTGCGGGCCAGATAGTgagaacaatcaaaacaaccAGTTTTTGGCGGGATTAACTGCTCTGCTTCAAGAGCAAAGCCGTGCTCAGGGAGCTCAAATCCAACAGTTGCTTCAAGTCCAGACAGCTAATGCTGGAAATAACCATCCTGCAGCTAATCAAAACCCTATCTACAAAAAG ATCACGGATGCGGATAGATTGAGATGTGCTACCTATATGTTCCGTGATGACGCTCGTGTTTGGTGGAATGGAGCCAAAGCAGCGTTGAACCTAACCACCCTtacttggaatggattcaaggATGTGTTCTACGGCAAATATTTCACGGTGAGCACCCGAAACAGGTTGGCTAGAGAGTTTTTGGAGATCCGTCAAGGAAACATGTCAATTGCGGAGTATGTAAAGAAGTTTGAAAGGGGAAGATACTTTGTACCGATGATTTCTGGTGAACCTGCTGAAGAGTTGAAACATTTCACAGAAGGATTGAATGCCTTCATCAGAAAGGATGTTAGACTAAGTGGAGCGAAAAATTACAAAGATGCGGTGGATCAGGCCATGCTGTCCAAAAAGGACAGAAACGACATTATCAGAGAGTCACAAGCAAAAAGATCTAGTTATCAAAATCGGGACCAACAAGGAAATGCTAACAGAAAGAGACCGTACCAAGCCCCACCCCAACACCGACCATACCAACAGCAGCAGCATCGACCTCAGGGGCAGAAACAATTGGCTCTACCAGCACCAAAACCGGCGATTGCACCAACAGCTTGTCAAAAATGTGGAAAACTTCACTCAGGTCAATGCATGGCAGGGACTGGAGTATGTTTCCTTTGCAAAAAGCCAGGGCACTATCGAAAAGATTGCCCTCAATCCAAAGAACCAGTAAGAGGACGAGTTTTTGCAATGGCACATGATCAAGTGGATCCGAATACAGCTATAGTTACAG TACCGGATAAGTCAATATCGAGATTTAGTATATCCTTGCCTTCAGGGGAAGAATTGAGTAGTGATTTGATCATCAGAGGATGCAGTATACAGATGCAAGGTCATGAGTTGTATGCTGATCTTATTATCCTCAAAATGTCGGACTTTGACGTGATATttggtatggattggttgtcttgTTATGAGGCTACCATAGACT GTAAGGCATGGCAACTGTTGAATAAAGGATGTGCAGGTTTCCTCGCAAGTGTCACTTGCGACCAAGAATTACCTCGATCGAAACTTGAAGACGTCGAGGTAGTGAGAGATTTCCCAGAAgtatttcctgatgatattgcaggattacctccagctaGGGAG TGTGAGAAAAGCTTTTTAGTGttaaagaaaaagttgatgacAGCACCAGTACTAGCCATACCAGAAGGAACAGGTCGATTCGTAATTTATACAGATGCTTCCAAGAGTGGATTAGGGGCTGTCTTGATGCAAGATGGAAAGGTGATAGCATATGCTtcacgacagttgaagattcatgaaaagAATTACCCTACCCATGACCTTGAATTGGCAGCAGTTGTCTTCGCACTCAAACTGTGGagacattacctttatg tagcagatgctttgagtcgtaaatCTGCAACCTTGAACAGAATGACAACTCAACAAGAGTTGATTGCAGATTTTGAACGACTCAGATTGGAAGTAGTTGAGCCGATGGAAGTTTGTGCCCTATCAGCCTTAACAATGGTTCCAAGTTTGCTCGACAAGATTCGAACAGGTCAGGCTTCAGACCAGCAATTATTAACTTGGAAACTTAAAGATGAAGCTAAAGGGGGTGCATTGTATACAGTGAAGGATGGGATCGTGCATCACAAAGGGCGAAAGTGGGTACCAGCAGTAGATTCACTGAGGGAAGATGTGATGACTGAGGCTCACACTGTACCATATTctattcatccagggagtacAAAGATGTTCAAGGATTTACAGATGCTATACTGGTGTCcaggtatgaagaaagacatcGTTAAGTTTATTAGCGAATGTTTGacatgtcaacaggtcaaagttGAACATCAAAGGCCAGCAGGACTTCTGAAACCATTACACATTCCCACTTGGAAATGGGAAGATgtcaccatggactttgtgattgGACTGCCAATTACACAACgaagaatgaattcaatatggATAATAGTTGACAGGTTGACGAAGTCAGCTCACTTTTTACCAGTTAGAAacaacttctcgatgaatcaatATGCAGAGTTGTATATTCGAGAGGTagttagattgcatggagttccagcaAGGATAATCTCTGACAGGGATCCCAGGTTCACATCGAACttttggaagagtctacatCATGGATTGGGGACAAAGTTAGCcttcagtacagcttttcatccccaaACAGATGGACAATCTGAGCGA ATTCTTGAGCTAGAGTTATGGCCCTTGGCCGAGCCATGTACACCATGGCTCGAGCCAGGGCTGGATCAATGTGGTCCGGCAGGACCTTTGGGTGCTCCTGTCGACGGGGCTCCGGCCATGGGTGGCCGGAGCGAGGCCTATCG ATTCTTGAGATGGAGTTATGGCCCTTGGCCGAGCCATGTACACCATGGCTCGAGCCAGGGCTGGGTCAAGGTGGTCCAACAAGACCTTGGGGTGGTCCTGTCGGAGGGGCTCCGGCCATGGGTGGTCGGAGCATAG